The proteins below are encoded in one region of Candidatus Flexicrinis proximus:
- a CDS encoding DUF59 domain-containing protein: protein MTDIAVKTEDGLREALRVVVDPEIGMNIIELGLIRDIDIQPDRGHVTMIMTTPFCPYAPQLLEKTRQVSQQYLGTPATIEMGLEMWDPSMMEEGAADDWGLF from the coding sequence ATGACCGATATAGCTGTGAAAACTGAGGACGGTCTCCGCGAAGCGCTGCGGGTCGTCGTGGATCCTGAAATCGGGATGAATATTATTGAACTCGGCTTGATTCGTGACATCGACATTCAGCCAGACCGTGGTCATGTTACGATGATCATGACAACCCCGTTTTGCCCCTATGCCCCACAGCTTCTGGAAAAAACCCGCCAGGTGTCTCAGCAGTACCTAGGCACGCCTGCAACCATTGAAATGGGTCTTGAGATGTGGGATCCGTCGATGATGGAAGAAGGCGCGGCCGACGACTGGGGACTTTTCTAA